One window of the Sparus aurata chromosome 17, fSpaAur1.1, whole genome shotgun sequence genome contains the following:
- the LOC115566742 gene encoding nucleoside diphosphate-linked moiety X motif 17-like has translation MMDKMRRILVYVCKDGAAQQRAQFVQSITGHFSDGGGDEVEVNCSLDKNQFVLHRAERGRGIPLQRPAFCPIKHLSVTEASAIPLDVQQRGIDVGVAIILQTANQRVLLTRRAKELRIFPNVWVPPGGHVEPDETLLDAGLRELQEETGLKLEQQEVSPKILGLWESVYPPMLSRGLPQRHHIVIYMLLLSSLSHLQLQASLSPSPAEVSACLWADSRLVRAIVSAVDGGEGEVPVDGLPGSISVSQVSTEGALSDSTLPVSVLISRAPDSGPDVERVSTGTKFALELWLKSLETSDL, from the exons aTGATGGATAAAATGAGGAGGATCCTGGTGTATGTCTGTAAAGACGGAGCGGCTCAACAACGAGCTCAGTTTGTTCAG AGTATAACGGGTCACTTCAGCGATGGCGGTGGTGACGAGGTGGAGGTGAACTGCTCTCTGGACAAGAACCAGTTCGTCCTGCACCGAGCAGAGAGAGGACGAGGGATTCCTCTGCAG AGGCCCGCCTTCTGTCCCATCAAACACCTGTCGGTCACAGAGGCATCTGCGATCCCATTGGACGTTCAGCAGCGTGGAATAGATGTAGGCGTGGCCATCATCCTgcagacagccaatcagagagtgCTACTGACACGGCGGGCGAAAGAGCTTCGGATATTTCCCAACGTCTGGGTTCCTCCAG GCGGCCATGTTGAGCCAGATGAGACG ctgcTGGATGCAGGCCTCAGGGAGTTACAGGAGGAGACTGGACTGAAACTGGAACAACAGGAAGTTTCTCCAAAAATACTGGGACTCTGGGAG tcGGTGTACCCCCCCATGCTGTCCAGAGGACTTCCTCAGAGACATCACATCGTCAtctacatgctgctgctgtcctccctgtctcacctgcagctgcag GCGTCTCTGAGCCCGTCTCCCGCTGAGGTCAGTGCCTGTCTGTGGGCCGACAGCCGGCTGGTCAGAGCCATCGTGTCCGCCGTGGATGGAGGGGAGGGCGAGGTTCCAGTGGACGGCCTGCCGGGCAGCATCAG TGTGTCGCAGGTTTCCACAGAAGGAGCTCTGAGCGACTCCACACTGCCGGTGTCAGTGCTGATCAGCAGGGCTCCGGACAGCGGCCCGGACGTGGAACGGGTCAGCACCGGGACCAAGTTCGCCCTGGAGCTGTGGCTGAAGAGCCTGgagacctctgacctctga
- the LOC115566743 gene encoding S-antigen protein-like isoform X2 → MWDLKMFPVSCSAVWSLTWAPGSPGPPAHQGPRLTWAPGSPGPPPHLGSRLTWAPASPGPPPHLGSRLTWAHLGPRLTWAPASPGLPAHLGPRLTWAPASPGPSGGSTDQTVPPLCHIMFFDQVSEDVKS, encoded by the exons ATGTGGGAcctgaaaatgtttcctgtcagctgctctgctgtgtggAGCCTCACCTGGGCCCCCGGCTCACCTGGGCCCCCGGCTCACCAGGGCCCCCGCCTCACCTGGGCCCCCGGCTCACCTGGGCCCCCGCCTCACCTGGGCTCCCGGCTCACCTGGGCCCCCGCCTCACCTGGGCCCCCGCCTCACCTGGGCTCCCGgctcacctgggctcacctgggCCCCCGCCTCACCTGGGCCCCCGCCTCACCTGGGCTCCCGGCTCACCTGGGCCCCCGCCTCACCTGGGCCCCCGCCTCACCTGGGCCTTCAGGGGGCAGCACAGACCAGACTGTACCTCCACTGTGTCACATCATGTTTTTCGATCAG GTTTCTGAAGATGTTAAATCATGA
- the LOC115566743 gene encoding S-antigen protein-like isoform X1 yields the protein MWDLKMFPVSCSAVWSLTWAPGSPGPPAHQGPRLTWAPGSPGPPPHLGSRLTWAPASPGPPPHLGSRLTWAHLGPRLTWAPASPGLPAHLGPRLTWAPASPGPSGGSTDQTVPPLCHIMFFDQRHKTEPPVHLN from the exons ATGTGGGAcctgaaaatgtttcctgtcagctgctctgctgtgtggAGCCTCACCTGGGCCCCCGGCTCACCTGGGCCCCCGGCTCACCAGGGCCCCCGCCTCACCTGGGCCCCCGGCTCACCTGGGCCCCCGCCTCACCTGGGCTCCCGGCTCACCTGGGCCCCCGCCTCACCTGGGCCCCCGCCTCACCTGGGCTCCCGgctcacctgggctcacctgggCCCCCGCCTCACCTGGGCCCCCGCCTCACCTGGGCTCCCGGCTCACCTGGGCCCCCGCCTCACCTGGGCCCCCGCCTCACCTGGGCCTTCAGGGGGCAGCACAGACCAGACTGTACCTCCACTGTGTCACATCATGTTTTTCGATCAG AGACACAAAACTGAACCTCCAGTTCACCTGAATTAA